From bacterium:
AGAATTGCGCACGTTGCTTGCGAACGGCGCCGATCCCGCCTGGAACGCCCTGAACACCGTTGGTTATAAGGAATTATCCGCCTATCTTACTTCCTTGCTCCCGTATGACACGGCGGTGGAACAGATCAAGACGAACACCCGCCGCTTTGCCCGCCGCCAGCTGACCTGGTTCCGCCGCGAACCCGGGCTCCGCTGGTACGACATGGAGGCGGAGACTGATGCGCGGGAATGCGCCGAACGGATCATCCGCGATTTCCGGGAATTCGAGGCGCAGCATTGACGAAGCAGAAGATTTGGAGGAAGCACAGATGATTCGCAGACAGCTCGCAATCGCCATACTCACCCTGGTTCTGTTCACGAACTGCCAGTCCGAGAATCGTGAAAACGGTCAGGATATGCCGAAGTCAGAACCGACGGCGCTCGCTGCCGGACAGGCTTCGACACAGGCACGAAACACGACGCCTGCACGGGCCGTCCAGGCAGAAGGGAAGGACGTGCAGTTCACCACCAGCGACGGCATCGTCATTCACGGCAGTCTGTATGCTGCGGGACAGAAGTCCCCGACCGTCCTCTGCCTGCACCAGTGGCGCAGCGACCGGAGCAGCTTCAACGCCCTTGCCGCGCAGCTGCAGCGTGCCGGTTTCACCGTCCTCTCTATCGACATGCGTGGCTACGGCGGTTCGACGAAGACTTCATCCGGGAAGTCCGTCCGTCCCGATCGCAAGGCCGAAAAGGATGTTGCCGCTGCAATGGATTTTCTGCGCACGCAGCCTTCCGTCGATGCGGCGCGCATCGGTATCATCGGTGCCTCGTACGGCAGCAGTAACGCCGTGATTTACGCAGCGGGTGACAGGAACGTCCGTGCCCTCGTGCTGCTGAGTCCGGGACTCAACTATTTCAACGTCCTTCCGACGCGGGATGCCGTGGGTCGCCTTGGCGGACGGCCTCTGTTCGCCGTCGCCAGCAGCGAAGACCTGCGCTCGGTGGAAACCGTCGACGCGTATAAGGAAATCGTACCGGGTATTGCCACGAAAATCTACGAGGATGCCGGTCACGGCACTGATATTTTGGACGCAGGCGTGGGACTTGACGCGGAAATCCTGTCCTTCCTGAAAAAAAATCTCTGAAAACCGTAGATTTTTTCAGGTGCGTGCATTTCTCTGTTTGACTTTAACAAAAACAACGTATATCTTTGTGATCCTGTTCGCTATTGCGGCGGATTTCCTGCTGGCGTAGCTCAGTTGGTAGAGCAGCTGATTTGTAATCAGCAGGTCACCGGTTCAAGTCCGGTCGCCAGCTCTGGTGAACATACGGTGGGGTACCGAAGTGGCCAACCGGGACAGACTGTAAATCTGTTGTCAATCGACTTCGTAGGTTCGAATCCTACCCCCACCACAGAGTTAACCGGCCAGAGGCCGGACACCCGTACGCGGGGGTAACTCAATTGGTAGAGTCACAGCCTTCCAAGCTGTTGGTTGCGGGTTCGAGTCCCGTCTCCCGCTCCACGCTCACGTAGCTCAGTCGGTAGAGCACTTCCTTGGTAAGGAAGAGGTCACCGGTTCAAATCCGGTCGTGAGCTCCAGGTACGACAGCGTACCGTTTCACGCTCAACGCAACGAGAGGCAGAACGATGGCCAAAAACAACAAAGGTCGCATCAACATCACGCTGGAGAGCTCTGCCGGTACCGGATATCGTTACACGATGACCAAGAACAAGCAGCTGCATCCTCAGCGGGTTGAATACAAGAAGTACGATCCCGTGGTCCGTAAGCACGTGATGTTCAAGGAAACCAAGTAAGCTATTACGAGAGTAGCTTAATTGGTAGAGCAGCGGTCTCCAAAACCGCAGGTTGGGGGTTCGAGTCCCTCCTCTCGTGCAATAAACGTTAACTGAACTTCGTAGCCGGGTCATGAAAGAAAAGATAACAGCATTTTTCGACGGTGTCACCAAAGAGATGAAGAAGGTGACGTGGCCGACCAAGGACGAGCTCAAGGACTATACAACGATAGTACTGGCATCGACAATTATCCTTTCGCTATTCATTTTTGTCGTCGATGCCGTGTTCACAAAGTTTCTGGAACTGCTGCTGGGAAGCTGAGCCTCCGGGTGAAGCTGACCGCGGTCAACAGATGGTAATTCATGGCTTCGGAAGAAACGCAGACAGAACACCTCCGATGGTATGCCATACGGTCGTACTCCGGCCATGAGAACAAAGTAAAGGCATACATCGAGAGCGAAGTAAAGCAGGCCGATCCCGCACTCCGGATGGAGGAGAGGATCGTCTCTGTCATTGTTCCCACGGAAAAAGTATATGAGATGCGGGACGGGAAGAAGCGCACGAAGACGCGCAACTTCTTTCCCGGATATGTCCTTATCAACTGCGTTCTCGATAAGGATACCAAGCATCTTATTCTCAATACGCCCTCGGTCATATCCTTTGTCGGACCCAGGAACAATCCGGCACCGCTGCGCAGGGACGAGGTAGATAAAATCCTCGGCCGCATGGAAGAGCGCAAGGATACGGAAATGCCCGAGATTCAGTTCCGCGTCGGCGATCCGGTGCGGGTCATCGACGGTCCGTTCAACACCTTCAGCGGCTTCGTTCAGGAAGTCAACCAGGAGAAGACCAAGCTGAAGGTGATGGTTTCCATCTTCGGACGGAAAACCCCGGTGGAACTGGATTTCAGTCAGGTTGAATTCGATACATAATAGCATAGGCGGATCCCCCCATGGCGAAAAAAATTGACGGGTATATCAAACTCCAGATCCCTGCAGGCGCAGCGAATCCTGCTCCTCCTGTTGGACCGGCGCTGGGCCAGAAAGGCGTCAACATCATGGAATTCTGCAAGCAGTTCAATTCCAGGACGCAGGATAAGGCCGGTCTGATCATTCCCGTTGTCATCACGGTGTTCACCGACAAGTCGTTCACCTTCATCACCAAGACGCCCCCTGCGGCTGTGTTGCTGAAGAAGGCTGCGAAGCTGGAGAAGGCCTCGGCCGAACCGCATCGCGTCAAGGTCGCCAAGGTTACGAAGGACCAGGTGCGTGAGATCGCCGAAACCAAGATGACGGATCTGAACGCGCACACGGTTGAAGCGGCAATGGAAATGGTTGCGGGCACCGCTCGCAGCATGGGTATCACAGTAGAAGGTTAACGGTACAGGCTATGAAACTCTCAAAGCGCATGAAAGAATCCACCTCGCTGGTCGAGCGCCAGAGGGAATACTCCCTCAACGAAGGCGTTGATATTCTCAAG
This genomic window contains:
- a CDS encoding alpha/beta fold hydrolase; this encodes MIRRQLAIAILTLVLFTNCQSENRENGQDMPKSEPTALAAGQASTQARNTTPARAVQAEGKDVQFTTSDGIVIHGSLYAAGQKSPTVLCLHQWRSDRSSFNALAAQLQRAGFTVLSIDMRGYGGSTKTSSGKSVRPDRKAEKDVAAAMDFLRTQPSVDAARIGIIGASYGSSNAVIYAAGDRNVRALVLLSPGLNYFNVLPTRDAVGRLGGRPLFAVASSEDLRSVETVDAYKEIVPGIATKIYEDAGHGTDILDAGVGLDAEILSFLKKNL
- the rpmG gene encoding 50S ribosomal protein L33 produces the protein MAKNNKGRINITLESSAGTGYRYTMTKNKQLHPQRVEYKKYDPVVRKHVMFKETK
- the secE gene encoding preprotein translocase subunit SecE, yielding MKEKITAFFDGVTKEMKKVTWPTKDELKDYTTIVLASTIILSLFIFVVDAVFTKFLELLLGS
- the nusG gene encoding transcription termination/antitermination protein NusG, with the translated sequence MASEETQTEHLRWYAIRSYSGHENKVKAYIESEVKQADPALRMEERIVSVIVPTEKVYEMRDGKKRTKTRNFFPGYVLINCVLDKDTKHLILNTPSVISFVGPRNNPAPLRRDEVDKILGRMEERKDTEMPEIQFRVGDPVRVIDGPFNTFSGFVQEVNQEKTKLKVMVSIFGRKTPVELDFSQVEFDT
- the rplK gene encoding 50S ribosomal protein L11; this translates as MAKKIDGYIKLQIPAGAANPAPPVGPALGQKGVNIMEFCKQFNSRTQDKAGLIIPVVITVFTDKSFTFITKTPPAAVLLKKAAKLEKASAEPHRVKVAKVTKDQVREIAETKMTDLNAHTVEAAMEMVAGTARSMGITVEG